A region of Paenibacillus thiaminolyticus DNA encodes the following proteins:
- a CDS encoding MurR/RpiR family transcriptional regulator produces the protein MSTILQAIRQKFEEYHPQERKVADYILQFPGNVVTMGITDLAEQSGTSPATVTRFCKSLLFRGYPDFKTKLAADLAQQSVPLTYQDIIAGNPLPDIIAAIETNHIRSISDTTGLLDLETLEQALHALLHARQTDLYGMATSGIVALDFYQKLIRIGKQASCFSDPHMQITSASRLGPGDVAFAISYSGETPETIEALLCAKEQGATTISLTKVGPNRLASLADIRLFASSLEEGIRRGDMASRIAQLHIIDILFAGMTSEEFHERIPMLEHSYRMVRKYRKAKGR, from the coding sequence TTGTCCACAATATTGCAGGCGATCCGGCAAAAATTCGAAGAATATCACCCGCAGGAGCGGAAGGTTGCCGATTACATTTTGCAATTTCCGGGAAATGTAGTGACGATGGGCATTACGGACCTCGCCGAACAGTCAGGCACCTCGCCCGCGACGGTAACGAGATTCTGCAAATCGCTCCTCTTCCGGGGATATCCCGATTTCAAGACGAAGCTCGCTGCCGACCTGGCCCAACAGAGCGTTCCGCTCACTTACCAAGACATCATTGCAGGCAACCCGCTGCCAGACATCATTGCCGCTATCGAGACCAACCATATCCGCTCGATCTCCGATACGACCGGATTGTTGGATCTGGAGACGTTGGAGCAGGCCCTGCATGCGCTTCTTCACGCGCGGCAAACCGATCTTTACGGCATGGCCACTTCCGGAATCGTGGCGTTGGATTTTTATCAGAAGCTCATTCGCATCGGCAAGCAGGCATCCTGCTTCTCCGACCCGCATATGCAGATTACATCGGCTTCCCGGCTCGGTCCGGGGGATGTAGCCTTCGCCATCTCCTATTCCGGCGAGACGCCGGAGACGATCGAGGCGCTGCTGTGCGCGAAGGAACAGGGAGCGACCACCATTTCCTTGACGAAGGTCGGACCGAACCGTCTTGCCTCGTTGGCAGACATTCGACTGTTCGCTTCCTCGCTCGAGGAGGGCATCCGGCGCGGCGATATGGCATCGCGCATTGCGCAGCTGCATATCATCGATATCCTGTTCGCGGGGATGACGAGTGAGGAGTTCCACGAGCGTATTCCGATGCTGGAACACTCGTACCGGATGGTACGGAAGTATCGTAAAGCTAAAGGGAGGTAA
- a CDS encoding carbohydrate ABC transporter permease — MAKSSLITVIIFNFMASRNEYIMALLFLLTETKRTQTLGLTCLMEVQCFATDWGALFAGLVLVMIPTIAAYALLQRQMAAGNSMGRLEGEGACAPVEDRGVIRAPLNGNESIGTPLGQRGFGVAGGRGEAFMRRADPSWRDIWKNTAVIPNGQDRPADEQRPHLCNTPMQKRVQPLQ; from the coding sequence ATGGCGAAGTCCTCGCTGATTACCGTCATCATTTTTAACTTCATGGCCTCGCGGAACGAGTACATTATGGCGCTGTTGTTCCTCTTGACGGAGACGAAGCGGACGCAGACACTGGGACTGACCTGTCTGATGGAGGTCCAGTGCTTCGCGACGGATTGGGGCGCCCTGTTCGCCGGACTCGTCCTCGTGATGATCCCGACGATAGCCGCCTACGCCCTGCTGCAGCGCCAGATGGCCGCAGGCAACAGCATGGGCAGATTGGAGGGCGAGGGGGCTTGTGCTCCCGTTGAGGATAGGGGCGTTATCCGGGCGCCGCTTAATGGTAACGAAAGTATAGGAACCCCGCTGGGACAGCGGGGTTTTGGGGTTGCCGGCGGAAGGGGTGAGGCCTTTATGCGGCGAGCTGACCCTTCCTGGCGTGACATATGGAAAAACACTGCCGTTATTCCGAACGGTCAGGACAGACCGGCGGACGAGCAGCGCCCACACCTATGCAACACACCTATGCAAAAGCGGGTACAGCCGTTACAATGA
- a CDS encoding ThuA domain-containing protein, which yields MTQRRKVTIWNEYRHEQNNPKVAEVYPKGIHQAIGEGLGSGYDIRYATLDMPEHGLTVEVLNDTDVLIWWGHMAHHEVDDAIVERVHQRVLHGMGLIVLHSGHFSKIFKKLMGTGCDLKWREANDKERLWVVAPNHPIAEGIGEYFELEREEMYGEHFDIPQPDELVFVSWFTGGEVFRSGCCYNRGMGKVFYFRPGHETYPTYYNENVKRVIANAVEWAAPTKRAYPAYGNAKPLEPMN from the coding sequence ATGACACAGCGACGCAAAGTAACGATCTGGAATGAGTACCGGCACGAGCAGAACAATCCCAAAGTCGCCGAAGTGTACCCGAAGGGCATTCATCAAGCAATTGGCGAGGGGTTGGGCTCGGGTTACGATATCCGCTACGCTACTCTCGACATGCCGGAGCATGGCCTCACTGTAGAGGTGCTGAACGATACCGATGTCCTTATCTGGTGGGGGCATATGGCTCACCACGAGGTGGATGACGCTATCGTCGAGCGCGTGCATCAGCGGGTGCTGCACGGCATGGGGCTAATCGTTCTGCACTCGGGCCACTTCTCCAAAATCTTCAAAAAGCTGATGGGTACAGGCTGCGATTTGAAATGGCGCGAGGCGAATGACAAGGAGCGTCTATGGGTCGTAGCTCCGAACCATCCGATTGCCGAAGGAATCGGGGAATACTTCGAACTGGAGCGGGAGGAAATGTACGGCGAGCACTTCGACATTCCTCAGCCGGACGAATTGGTATTCGTCAGCTGGTTCACGGGCGGCGAGGTATTCCGCAGCGGCTGCTGTTACAATCGCGGCATGGGCAAAGTGTTCTACTTCCGTCCGGGCCATGAAACGTATCCTACGTATTACAACGAGAACGTGAAGCGGGTTATCGCCAATGCGGTGGAATGGGCGGCCCCGACGAAGCGGGCCTATCCGGCATACGGCAATGCGAAGCCGTTGGAACCGATGAACTGA
- a CDS encoding phosphatidylglycerophosphatase A family protein, translating to MNQPTDVNVPAEAKKPYSLDSDKVENATREWLHKRGITVDQIADLVMFLQRQYFPELTIEYCKYNVEQVLLKREVQNAVLTGIQLDILAEEGKLIPALQEMIENDESLYGVDEILAFSIVNVYGSIGFTNYGYVDKMKPGILKKLNDKSDGQIHTYLDDIVGAIAAAASSRIAHRKQAEREEEMKALES from the coding sequence ATGAATCAACCGACAGATGTGAACGTGCCCGCCGAGGCCAAAAAGCCTTATAGTCTGGACAGTGATAAAGTCGAGAACGCCACTCGCGAATGGCTCCATAAGCGGGGTATTACGGTGGACCAGATCGCCGATCTGGTCATGTTTTTGCAGCGGCAGTACTTCCCGGAGCTGACGATAGAATATTGCAAATATAACGTCGAGCAGGTGCTTCTGAAGCGGGAAGTACAGAATGCCGTGCTGACCGGCATCCAGCTCGATATTTTGGCGGAGGAGGGCAAGCTCATTCCGGCCCTGCAGGAAATGATAGAGAACGACGAGAGCCTGTACGGCGTCGATGAAATATTGGCCTTCTCCATCGTGAACGTGTACGGCAGTATCGGCTTCACCAATTACGGATATGTAGACAAAATGAAGCCGGGCATACTGAAGAAGCTGAACGATAAAAGCGACGGCCAGATTCATACGTACCTGGATGATATCGTCGGAGCCATCGCCGCGGCGGCCAGCAGCCGCATCGCGCACCGCAAGCAGGCGGAGCGCGAGGAAGAGATGAAAGCGCTGGAATCGTAA
- a CDS encoding sugar phosphate isomerase/epimerase family protein, translated as MKIGVQLYTVRDETEKNFIGTLEKIAEMGYEGVEFAGYGGLKPQELEDALKRLNLAAAGSHVSIEQLVDHLDEQIEMNTAIGNRYIACPWLPESRYNSLEALLHTAEQLANASDRLAEHGIKLGYHNHDFEFTRKLGEDTVFDTLFRLVPAGKLFTELDVCWVQYAGHDPLNVIASYKGRIPLVHYKDLRRDEHGRPLTVELGEGELDLVSIARASKEAGAEWLIVEQDECQRPSLESIRNSRQWIKANLDQ; from the coding sequence ATGAAAATCGGAGTGCAGCTTTATACGGTGAGAGACGAGACCGAAAAGAACTTCATCGGCACGCTGGAAAAGATCGCGGAAATGGGCTACGAAGGCGTAGAATTTGCCGGCTACGGCGGATTGAAGCCGCAAGAACTGGAGGACGCGCTCAAGCGTCTGAATCTTGCTGCCGCAGGTTCCCATGTCAGCATCGAGCAGCTTGTCGATCACCTCGACGAGCAGATTGAGATGAACACGGCGATCGGCAACCGGTACATTGCGTGCCCGTGGCTTCCGGAATCGCGGTACAACTCTCTCGAAGCCTTGCTGCATACGGCAGAGCAACTGGCGAATGCATCCGACCGGCTTGCTGAGCATGGAATTAAGCTTGGCTATCATAACCATGATTTCGAATTTACGAGAAAGCTCGGAGAAGATACGGTATTCGATACATTGTTCCGGCTCGTACCCGCAGGGAAGCTCTTCACGGAGCTCGATGTCTGCTGGGTGCAGTATGCCGGGCATGACCCGCTTAACGTCATCGCAAGCTACAAGGGACGAATTCCGTTAGTCCATTACAAAGATCTGCGGCGCGACGAGCATGGGCGCCCGCTTACCGTCGAGCTGGGAGAAGGCGAGCTCGATCTTGTCTCCATTGCCCGTGCGTCGAAGGAAGCCGGTGCGGAGTGGCTCATTGTCGAGCAGGATGAATGCCAGCGTCCAAGCCTGGAGAGCATACGCAACAGCAGACAATGGATCAAGGCCAATCTGGACCAATAA
- a CDS encoding class I SAM-dependent methyltransferase yields MTEWYERSFGRDYLLVYRHRDFQGATQEVHGMMEWLRLPQSASILDLCCGMGRHALALAEAGYRVTGVDLSEVLLEEAMAHDTRGQVKFLRGDMRELPVEGPFDAVVNLFTSFGYFTDNEDNARVFQEIHRVLKPQGRFIVDFLNPSYVRQHLVPYSERVDGGTRIEERRQIENGFVKKAITLTDASGRGPRQYEERVRLYELADFRNMMDKAGLVIDQIHGSYDGAAYDEEQSKRMIMVGHRP; encoded by the coding sequence GTGACAGAATGGTATGAACGAAGCTTCGGCCGCGATTATTTGCTCGTATACCGCCATCGGGATTTTCAGGGCGCAACGCAGGAAGTGCACGGAATGATGGAGTGGCTTCGGCTGCCGCAGTCTGCATCGATCCTCGATTTGTGCTGCGGCATGGGCCGGCATGCGCTGGCTCTCGCGGAAGCGGGCTACCGGGTAACCGGGGTAGATTTGTCCGAAGTGCTGCTGGAGGAAGCGATGGCACACGACACCCGCGGCCAGGTGAAGTTTCTCCGTGGCGATATGAGAGAACTCCCTGTAGAGGGACCGTTTGATGCGGTCGTGAATTTATTTACGTCTTTCGGCTATTTTACAGACAATGAGGACAATGCCCGCGTCTTCCAGGAAATCCATCGCGTTTTGAAGCCGCAGGGCCGCTTTATCGTCGATTTCCTGAATCCGTCCTATGTCCGGCAGCATCTGGTGCCATATTCGGAACGGGTGGACGGCGGGACGCGCATTGAGGAGCGGCGCCAGATTGAGAACGGGTTCGTCAAGAAGGCGATCACGCTGACGGATGCATCGGGCAGGGGGCCGCGTCAATATGAAGAACGTGTCCGGCTGTATGAATTGGCGGATTTCCGGAACATGATGGATAAGGCCGGGCTTGTCATCGATCAGATTCATGGCAGCTATGATGGCGCCGCTTATGATGAAGAGCAGTCCAAGCGCATGATTATGGTTGGACACCGGCCATAG
- the nagB gene encoding glucosamine-6-phosphate deaminase → MNILTFETNEELNQNGASIIASLVQTKPHAVLGLATGSTPIGIYQELIRLCGKGYVSFKQVTSYNLDEYVGLPSDHSETYRTFMNKQLFDHIDIDQENTHVPDGNAADLEAESKRYDQKLFDASIDLQLLGLGHNGHIGFNEPDRHLQSGTHVVTLKEETRQANKRFFKSIDEVPTQAITMGVGSILKAKMIMLVVRGADKADIVHRALTGPITTDLPASLLQTHPNVVVLLDKEAAKHFHE, encoded by the coding sequence ATGAATATTTTGACGTTCGAGACCAATGAAGAATTGAACCAGAACGGGGCCAGCATTATTGCCAGCCTCGTGCAGACGAAGCCTCATGCCGTGCTCGGGCTGGCTACGGGAAGCACCCCGATCGGTATCTACCAGGAGCTGATCCGGCTCTGCGGGAAAGGATATGTCAGCTTCAAGCAGGTCACCTCGTACAATCTGGATGAATATGTCGGTCTGCCTTCCGATCATTCGGAGACCTACCGCACGTTCATGAACAAGCAATTATTTGATCACATTGACATTGATCAAGAGAATACGCATGTGCCCGACGGCAACGCGGCCGATCTGGAGGCAGAGAGCAAGCGCTACGACCAAAAGCTCTTCGACGCTTCCATCGACCTCCAGCTGCTGGGCCTGGGCCATAACGGGCATATCGGCTTCAACGAGCCGGACCGCCACCTGCAGAGCGGCACGCATGTCGTCACGCTAAAAGAAGAGACGCGCCAGGCGAACAAGCGCTTTTTCAAATCGATTGACGAAGTGCCTACGCAGGCGATTACGATGGGCGTCGGCTCCATCCTGAAGGCGAAAATGATCATGCTCGTCGTCCGCGGCGCGGATAAGGCGGATATCGTTCACCGCGCGCTGACCGGCCCGATTACGACGGATCTCCCGGCTTCTCTTCTTCAGACTCACCCGAACGTCGTCGTATTACTCGACAAGGAGGCGGCAAAACATTTCCATGAGTAA
- a CDS encoding MBL fold metallo-hydrolase: MNDNDIRHPQEEGAHPAQLHRPADGVLQARIPLPYSLRWVNSYLLKGPEGYTIVDPGLGTEEAEACWAALLSELDGPVARIVLTHYHPDHLGMAGRLQRQLDIPVLISETGWEHALRLWGPGQRMSEAMMALFAEHGVPAPIVASTEAHMDGFLPLVAPLPQVEFLGDGEQTAFGGRTWDVVETAGHAPGHLSFYHAASGLMLAGDHVLPQISPNVSYMPGSDPQPLQSYLEGLARLRSCQVELALPGHRHPFRHYAARIDELLRHHEERLAAIAALLAEEARTAYDVCVRCFGSPERLTIHQFRFAMGEALAHLLELERRGEVRRTPLSASAPVRFHSC, encoded by the coding sequence ATGAACGATAACGATATCCGACATCCACAAGAGGAAGGCGCCCATCCGGCTCAGTTGCACCGGCCGGCTGATGGGGTGCTGCAGGCGCGTATTCCGCTTCCGTACTCCCTTCGCTGGGTGAACAGTTATCTGTTGAAAGGGCCGGAAGGGTATACGATTGTCGATCCGGGCTTGGGGACTGAAGAGGCCGAAGCCTGCTGGGCGGCGCTGTTGAGCGAGCTGGACGGGCCCGTCGCCCGCATTGTCCTAACCCATTACCATCCGGATCATCTCGGGATGGCCGGGCGGCTGCAGCGGCAGCTTGATATCCCGGTTCTGATCTCGGAGACCGGTTGGGAGCATGCGCTGCGCCTGTGGGGGCCGGGTCAGCGGATGTCCGAAGCGATGATGGCCTTATTCGCGGAACATGGCGTTCCGGCCCCGATCGTCGCGTCCACCGAGGCGCATATGGACGGCTTCCTTCCGCTCGTCGCGCCGCTGCCTCAGGTGGAGTTCCTTGGCGACGGCGAGCAGACCGCGTTCGGCGGCCGGACCTGGGACGTGGTCGAGACGGCCGGGCATGCCCCTGGGCATCTCAGCTTCTATCATGCCGCCAGCGGCTTAATGCTGGCAGGGGATCATGTCCTGCCGCAGATTTCGCCGAATGTGAGCTATATGCCGGGGAGTGACCCCCAGCCGCTCCAATCGTATTTGGAGGGCCTCGCACGGCTCAGGAGCTGCCAGGTGGAGCTCGCGCTGCCGGGCCACCGCCATCCGTTCCGGCATTATGCGGCCCGCATCGATGAGCTGCTGCGCCACCATGAGGAGCGGCTGGCAGCGATTGCAGCGCTGCTGGCGGAGGAAGCGCGCACCGCTTACGACGTATGCGTGCGATGCTTCGGCAGTCCGGAGCGCCTCACCATCCATCAATTCCGCTTCGCGATGGGCGAAGCGCTGGCCCATCTGCTGGAACTGGAGCGGAGGGGAGAAGTGCGGCGGACTCCGTTGTCCGCATCGGCACCGGTCCGCTTCCATTCCTGCTGA
- a CDS encoding sugar phosphate isomerase/epimerase family protein → MKLGVFLVLYGQLSLEEALDTVAAKGVEAVEIGTGGYPGNKHCNPHELLADEAKQRAFKEAVESRGLIISALSCHGNPLHPQKDIAKAFHDDFMATIDLAAKLGVPVVNGFSGCPGDHEGAKYPNWPVAPWPNDYQEILDWQWNEKIIPYWKEVGKYAQDRGIKIGLELHGGFSVHSPGTMLRLREATCDAIGANLDPSHMWWQGIDPVQAVRILGKENAIHHFHAKDTTIDPINVNKHGVTDMQSYTMMLDRAWQFRTVGYGHDVKTWADIVSALRLVGYDYVVSIEHEDGLMSIDEGFTKAVQNLEPLLMKEPLGEMWWV, encoded by the coding sequence GTGAAATTAGGCGTATTTTTGGTACTGTATGGACAACTGTCATTGGAAGAGGCGCTCGATACGGTAGCGGCCAAAGGAGTCGAGGCGGTAGAGATCGGAACAGGCGGCTACCCGGGCAACAAGCATTGCAATCCGCATGAGCTTCTGGCTGACGAGGCCAAGCAGCGGGCATTCAAGGAAGCGGTCGAGTCCCGGGGCTTAATCATCAGCGCATTGAGCTGCCACGGCAACCCGCTCCATCCGCAGAAGGATATCGCCAAGGCATTCCATGATGATTTCATGGCGACGATTGATCTGGCAGCGAAGCTGGGCGTGCCGGTCGTCAACGGCTTCTCCGGGTGTCCGGGAGATCACGAGGGCGCGAAGTACCCGAACTGGCCTGTAGCGCCATGGCCGAACGATTATCAGGAGATTCTGGATTGGCAGTGGAATGAAAAGATTATTCCTTATTGGAAGGAAGTCGGCAAGTATGCCCAGGATCGGGGCATTAAGATCGGCCTGGAGCTGCACGGCGGGTTCTCCGTGCATTCCCCGGGCACGATGCTTCGCCTGCGCGAAGCGACTTGCGACGCGATTGGAGCCAATCTGGATCCGAGCCATATGTGGTGGCAGGGCATCGACCCGGTACAGGCGGTCCGCATTCTCGGCAAGGAAAATGCGATTCATCACTTCCATGCGAAGGATACGACCATCGATCCGATCAATGTGAACAAGCATGGGGTTACGGATATGCAGTCGTATACGATGATGCTCGATCGGGCATGGCAGTTCCGTACCGTGGGCTATGGACATGACGTGAAGACGTGGGCGGATATCGTCAGCGCGCTTCGTCTCGTCGGCTACGATTATGTCGTTAGCATCGAGCATGAAGACGGCTTGATGTCCATCGACGAAGGCTTCACCAAAGCGGTGCAGAACCTGGAGCCGCTGCTGATGAAAGAGCCGCTCGGCGAGATGTGGTGGGTGTAA
- a CDS encoding AraC family transcriptional regulator produces the protein MSQSSEPRQDISLLFAGHARHSKAMTLVIPDLKHYLVRIQLEGSGHAWLDGGYQELKPGDLLMLAPGGYYDLKIGYRNPNVSDPLRKVHSLDYYMILNGPWVNQWWAKQERPGKSAIGIDDHLLSLWREIMQEQRLFGSIKVNDIVKHLTFAFFGILGRTLTERTHPSFLNMNRTAQLAHSIKQYVEVHATEPFSLQDAADSVQLSVSRASHVFKETFQQSIMDYAIQVRITLACERILHGYMPLEQIAEMCGFQSYTYFYRTFKNRMGLSPRQFRDQRQLSTES, from the coding sequence ATGTCTCAGTCCAGTGAACCGCGGCAGGACATCTCCTTGCTGTTCGCCGGACATGCCCGGCACAGCAAAGCGATGACGCTCGTCATTCCCGATCTGAAGCACTACCTGGTCCGGATCCAGCTGGAGGGCAGCGGCCACGCCTGGCTGGACGGAGGGTATCAGGAGTTGAAGCCCGGCGATCTCCTGATGCTCGCCCCGGGCGGGTATTATGATCTGAAGATTGGCTACCGCAATCCGAACGTATCCGATCCGCTTCGCAAAGTGCACAGTCTGGATTATTACATGATTCTTAACGGCCCCTGGGTCAACCAATGGTGGGCGAAGCAAGAGCGCCCCGGCAAGTCCGCGATCGGAATCGACGACCATCTGTTGTCGCTCTGGCGCGAGATTATGCAGGAGCAGCGCCTCTTCGGTTCGATTAAGGTGAACGATATTGTCAAGCATCTCACCTTCGCTTTCTTCGGCATACTCGGGCGGACGCTGACGGAACGGACGCATCCGTCTTTCCTGAATATGAACCGGACGGCCCAGTTGGCCCACAGCATCAAGCAATATGTCGAAGTGCATGCGACGGAGCCATTCTCGCTCCAGGATGCCGCCGATTCAGTTCAACTGAGCGTCTCGCGGGCATCCCATGTGTTCAAAGAGACCTTCCAGCAATCGATTATGGATTATGCGATCCAGGTCCGGATTACGCTCGCCTGCGAACGAATACTGCACGGCTACATGCCGCTGGAGCAGATTGCCGAGATGTGCGGCTTTCAGAGCTACACCTATTTTTACCGAACCTTCAAAAATCGGATGGGATTATCCCCGCGCCAATTCCGGGATCAGCGCCAGCTGTCCACCGAATCCTGA
- the nagA gene encoding N-acetylglucosamine-6-phosphate deacetylase → MSKSTFTVKQANVVTPNGILADGVVRVEEGRIAFIGTSGQLSDKERIWLDEAIDAEGGYVLPGFIDVHVHGGFGADFMDATAEAYDTITRFHMEHGTTAMLATSMTQSREALDTVVAAVDAYMKQDMPYAQLTGLHLEGPFVNPKYKGAQNEAYMLDPQIEWLEAWEKNHPGVMKQLSLAPERQHAIEAIRWSRAHGINVAAAHTDATFEQVTEAVNAGLNQAVHTFNAMSPVHHRNPGVAGAVLTDDRIAAEVIADGHHVHPACIKLLARSKAPGKLVLITDAMSAAGMPNGAYELGGLPVTVLDGVARLTEGNSLAGSTLTMIGAVRFVIEQVGLSLVEASRLASINPAKQLRIDDVTGSIEVGKQADLVWTDGDLNIRQVWVKGRSHMQQA, encoded by the coding sequence ATGAGTAAGTCAACATTTACGGTGAAGCAAGCTAACGTCGTGACGCCGAACGGCATCCTGGCGGATGGCGTCGTCCGCGTGGAGGAAGGGCGCATTGCCTTCATCGGCACATCGGGACAATTGTCGGATAAGGAACGCATATGGCTTGACGAGGCCATCGATGCCGAAGGCGGATATGTGCTGCCCGGCTTCATCGATGTGCACGTCCACGGCGGCTTCGGCGCCGACTTCATGGACGCGACCGCGGAAGCCTATGATACGATCACACGCTTCCATATGGAGCATGGCACGACGGCGATGCTCGCCACGTCTATGACGCAGTCCCGCGAAGCGCTGGACACAGTCGTCGCTGCCGTAGACGCCTATATGAAGCAGGATATGCCTTATGCGCAGCTGACGGGCCTTCACCTCGAAGGACCGTTCGTCAATCCGAAGTACAAAGGAGCGCAGAACGAAGCCTATATGCTTGATCCGCAAATCGAGTGGCTGGAAGCATGGGAGAAGAACCATCCGGGCGTCATGAAGCAGTTGAGCCTCGCTCCGGAGCGGCAGCATGCGATCGAAGCGATTCGCTGGTCGCGGGCTCACGGCATCAATGTGGCGGCCGCCCATACCGACGCGACGTTCGAGCAGGTGACCGAGGCGGTCAATGCCGGCCTGAACCAGGCAGTGCACACCTTCAACGCGATGTCGCCGGTTCATCACCGCAATCCGGGCGTCGCCGGGGCGGTCCTGACCGACGATCGGATTGCGGCTGAGGTCATTGCGGACGGCCATCACGTACATCCCGCATGCATCAAGCTCCTCGCCCGCTCCAAAGCGCCGGGCAAGCTCGTGCTCATCACGGACGCGATGTCCGCGGCGGGCATGCCGAACGGAGCTTACGAGCTGGGCGGCCTTCCAGTTACCGTGCTGGACGGAGTAGCCCGGCTGACGGAAGGCAATTCGCTGGCAGGCAGCACCCTGACGATGATCGGCGCTGTCCGCTTCGTCATCGAGCAGGTAGGCCTGTCCCTCGTGGAAGCGTCCCGTCTGGCCAGCATCAATCCGGCGAAGCAACTCCGCATCGATGACGTGACCGGCAGCATCGAAGTCGGCAAGCAAGCCGATCTTGTCTGGACTGACGGCGATCTGAATATCCGGCAAGTCTGGGTCAAGGGCCGCAGCCATATGCAGCAAGCCTAA
- a CDS encoding Gfo/Idh/MocA family protein, translating into MSNIYKIAIIGCGGIANGKHMPSLKKLDNVQMVAFCDIIPERAEEAKAKYGMEDAKVYSDYKELLKDGSIDIVHVCTPNDSHAEITIAALESGKHVMSEKPMAKTAVDARRMVEAAKRTGKKLTVGYNNRFRSDSQYLKQLCEDGTLGDIYYAKAHALRRRAVPTWGVFLDEEKQGGGPLIDIGTHALDLTLWMMNNYEPKIVLGSSFHKLGSRPNAANAWGSWDPEKFKVEDSAFGMIVMKNGATIVLESSWALNVAQSGEAKCTLCGTEAGADMWNGLNINGEKYGRLYDQKIELTAGGVDFYDGEAENAPDLEMRLWIEAIEQDKEPVVTPEQACVVSEILEAIYESSRTGKAIYFD; encoded by the coding sequence ATGTCTAACATCTACAAGATCGCAATTATCGGCTGCGGGGGAATCGCGAACGGCAAGCATATGCCAAGCCTCAAGAAGCTGGACAACGTGCAAATGGTCGCATTCTGCGATATTATCCCGGAGCGTGCGGAAGAAGCCAAGGCGAAATACGGCATGGAAGACGCGAAAGTATACAGCGACTATAAGGAGCTGCTGAAGGACGGCAGCATCGATATCGTTCACGTCTGTACGCCGAACGACTCCCATGCGGAGATTACGATTGCCGCCCTGGAGAGCGGCAAGCATGTCATGAGCGAGAAGCCGATGGCGAAGACGGCAGTGGATGCGCGTCGCATGGTAGAGGCCGCGAAGCGCACAGGCAAGAAGCTGACCGTCGGGTATAACAACCGCTTCCGCTCGGACAGCCAATATTTGAAGCAGCTGTGCGAGGACGGAACGTTGGGCGACATTTATTATGCCAAGGCTCATGCGCTCCGCCGCCGCGCCGTTCCAACCTGGGGCGTGTTCTTGGATGAAGAGAAGCAAGGCGGAGGCCCGCTTATCGATATCGGCACGCATGCGCTTGATTTGACGTTGTGGATGATGAACAACTACGAGCCTAAGATCGTGCTCGGATCTTCCTTCCATAAGCTCGGCAGCCGTCCGAACGCGGCAAACGCATGGGGATCCTGGGATCCCGAGAAATTCAAGGTCGAAGATTCCGCCTTCGGCATGATCGTCATGAAAAATGGCGCAACGATCGTACTGGAGTCGAGCTGGGCGCTGAACGTGGCGCAGTCTGGAGAAGCGAAGTGTACGCTGTGCGGTACCGAGGCGGGTGCCGACATGTGGAATGGCCTCAACATCAACGGAGAGAAATACGGCCGCCTGTATGACCAGAAGATTGAATTGACCGCCGGCGGCGTCGACTTCTATGACGGTGAGGCCGAGAACGCTCCTGACCTGGAGATGCGTCTCTGGATCGAAGCGATCGAGCAGGACAAGGAGCCTGTCGTTACGCCGGAGCAGGCTTGCGTCGTCTCGGAAATTTTGGAGGCCATTTACGAATCGTCCCGTACGGGCAAAGCCATCTACTTCGATTAA